A genomic region of Microbacterium schleiferi contains the following coding sequences:
- a CDS encoding rhamnan synthesis F family protein, whose protein sequence is MKTAELVVSAARPAFAFPDGGRRILIYVVYDRRGEVEDYVLFALRHLREFFDTILVVVNGKLTDRGRYALEPLAEDVIVRENRGYDIWGYKAGLDYLADGISTYDEVVLANDTWYGPVRPLRPVFTRMDSAQLHFWGMTDHIRVEPNPFTRTGYLAYHLQSYWLAVRSSMFLSDEWKSYWRDLPELHSYDDAVVRHEAVFTELFTGMGFVGEVAFPTLTDRTENHAVLYAEQLIDAGCPTLKRRAFFQWPPYLDHLGVVGRWALEAASRHGYPTDLILSDLARNVAPRVLNADLALTSVLRSDASDYRDGEPLRTVVIAHVFYDEMMGEIIDRVSRLPGRFDLVVTVPDKEKAERIRAVLAAWPARGAVEVRVLASNNGRDQGAFLVGCRDVVVDGGYDLLVKIHSKKTPQDASNASQHFKRQQFDNLLDSSDYAANVVALFQREKMLGIAYPPMVHLGYGTMGHAWWGNRSRFVDICRMLGISVPVDEVSPLAPFGSMYFARPDALRPLFEHEWTYEDFGGEESYLDGGLAHVLERMPSYAAGESGYYTRTIANAEYAAASHTALDYNLDQMSATVPNTTMDQILFLRRMGELGRGTHEDFAYAFARVTRPAWEPRLGRLFAAMRAIRRRLRWRK, encoded by the coding sequence ATGAAGACTGCCGAGCTTGTGGTGAGTGCCGCCCGCCCGGCCTTTGCCTTTCCTGACGGCGGTCGCAGAATCCTCATCTACGTTGTGTACGATCGCCGCGGCGAGGTCGAGGACTATGTTCTGTTCGCGCTACGGCATCTGCGCGAGTTCTTCGACACAATCCTTGTTGTCGTAAATGGGAAGCTCACAGATCGTGGTCGTTACGCGCTTGAGCCTCTTGCGGAAGATGTGATCGTTCGCGAGAACCGAGGTTACGACATCTGGGGCTACAAGGCGGGCCTGGACTATCTTGCGGACGGGATATCCACCTACGACGAAGTCGTGCTCGCCAATGACACCTGGTACGGACCGGTCCGCCCATTGCGTCCTGTGTTCACGCGAATGGACAGTGCACAGCTGCATTTCTGGGGCATGACCGATCACATCCGAGTGGAGCCGAACCCGTTCACGAGAACTGGATATCTGGCGTACCACCTGCAGTCCTACTGGCTTGCTGTGCGTTCGTCAATGTTTCTGTCGGACGAGTGGAAGAGTTACTGGCGTGATCTGCCAGAGCTGCACTCCTACGACGATGCTGTCGTGCGACACGAGGCTGTCTTCACGGAACTGTTCACCGGCATGGGCTTCGTGGGGGAGGTCGCCTTCCCCACGCTAACCGACCGCACGGAGAACCATGCGGTCCTCTACGCCGAGCAACTGATCGATGCGGGGTGCCCGACTCTGAAGCGGCGCGCCTTCTTCCAATGGCCGCCTTACCTTGACCATCTTGGAGTCGTCGGGCGCTGGGCTCTAGAGGCGGCCAGTCGCCACGGCTATCCGACCGACCTGATCCTGTCCGACCTCGCACGCAATGTTGCTCCACGCGTCCTGAATGCCGATCTAGCGCTTACGAGCGTGCTTCGATCGGACGCTAGCGACTATCGCGATGGGGAACCCCTGCGCACAGTGGTTATCGCTCACGTCTTCTATGACGAGATGATGGGGGAGATAATCGACCGGGTCTCGCGGCTTCCGGGTCGGTTTGACCTCGTTGTTACTGTGCCGGACAAGGAGAAGGCCGAGCGAATACGCGCAGTGCTAGCTGCGTGGCCAGCTCGAGGCGCGGTCGAGGTTCGTGTTCTCGCGTCGAACAATGGTCGTGATCAGGGGGCCTTCCTCGTTGGATGTCGAGATGTCGTCGTTGACGGTGGCTACGATCTCCTCGTCAAGATCCACTCGAAGAAGACGCCTCAAGATGCGTCAAACGCATCCCAACACTTCAAACGTCAGCAGTTCGATAACTTGCTTGATTCCTCTGACTACGCCGCGAATGTGGTAGCGCTCTTTCAAAGAGAGAAGATGCTGGGGATCGCTTATCCTCCGATGGTTCACCTCGGTTACGGGACCATGGGTCACGCGTGGTGGGGAAACAGATCGCGATTCGTCGACATATGCCGCATGCTCGGAATATCTGTTCCCGTGGACGAGGTTTCGCCGCTAGCCCCATTCGGATCTATGTATTTTGCGCGTCCTGACGCGCTCCGGCCGCTCTTTGAGCATGAGTGGACCTACGAAGACTTCGGCGGCGAGGAGTCATACTTGGACGGTGGGCTCGCTCACGTTCTCGAGCGTATGCCGTCGTATGCGGCAGGTGAGTCCGGCTACTACACGCGAACGATCGCGAACGCCGAATATGCGGCAGCCAGTCACACGGCTTTGGACTACAACCTTGACCAGATGAGCGCTACCGTGCCCAACACCACAATGGACCAGATCCTGTTCCTCCGACGGATGGGGGAACTCGGCCGCGGTACACACGAGGATTTCGCCTACGCATTCGCTCGTGTCACCCGGCCGGCCTGGGAGCCTCGCCTAGGGCGCCTGTTCGCGGCAATGCGCGCAATCCGGCGTCGCTTACGGTGGCGAAAGTGA
- a CDS encoding LCP family protein, producing MTGAQQSARRPVIENRPLRYPNTASRPMMTRRAWWLLVFNFLIPGSAQVLAGNRRLGRFGLGATLFGWILVALSIVTLLLWQQVFFAIATNWFVLLGVQALLFAYLVLWIVLTIDTLRLVRLVRTGSITRFAVALVGVGAIVLAGSGVVWASDRLGGVRDSFGEIFAESGPSVPPSDGYYNILLLGADSGEGRDSMRYDSISVASINADTGAVTITGIPRDMVNVPFAPGPMQDLYPNGHSGHADPVCGWGSGINQLRTEVEVCRDGTALYPDAVANGSEPGIEATKDAAEGLLGIEIPYYVFIDMHGFAALIDALGGVDIEVTERLPKGGGPAYDGQPAEEWAIGWIEPGMQHMDGDTAQWYARSRYTTSDWDRMLRQRQLQEAILAQFTPMNVLNRFNEVLNAGTAIVQTDIPQSMVPYFAELALKSKEQPVTTIELTPSGVGGIGIIPEELSADDVAFIQDYLQQALHPPTPTPTPAA from the coding sequence ATGACCGGAGCGCAGCAATCCGCGCGGCGTCCGGTGATTGAGAATCGACCGCTGCGGTACCCCAACACGGCATCGCGGCCGATGATGACGCGGCGAGCCTGGTGGCTGCTGGTCTTCAACTTCCTGATTCCTGGATCGGCGCAGGTCCTCGCCGGAAACCGCCGACTCGGCCGGTTCGGGCTCGGCGCCACCCTGTTCGGCTGGATTCTGGTCGCGCTCTCGATCGTCACGCTCCTTCTCTGGCAGCAGGTGTTCTTCGCGATCGCGACGAACTGGTTCGTTCTGCTCGGGGTGCAGGCGCTGCTGTTCGCCTACCTGGTGCTGTGGATCGTCCTCACGATCGACACCCTGCGACTCGTCCGGCTCGTGCGCACCGGATCGATCACGCGATTTGCCGTCGCGCTGGTCGGTGTCGGAGCGATCGTCCTCGCCGGCAGCGGGGTGGTCTGGGCATCCGATCGACTCGGTGGCGTGCGCGACTCGTTCGGTGAGATCTTCGCCGAGTCGGGGCCCTCGGTTCCTCCGTCGGACGGGTACTACAACATCCTGCTGCTCGGAGCAGACTCCGGCGAAGGCCGGGACTCGATGCGCTACGACAGCATCTCGGTCGCGTCGATCAACGCCGACACCGGAGCCGTCACGATCACCGGCATCCCTCGCGACATGGTCAACGTTCCGTTCGCGCCTGGCCCCATGCAGGATCTCTACCCGAACGGCCACAGTGGTCACGCCGACCCGGTCTGCGGGTGGGGGAGCGGCATCAACCAGCTCCGCACCGAAGTCGAAGTATGCCGCGATGGCACCGCGCTGTACCCGGATGCCGTCGCCAATGGCTCCGAGCCCGGCATCGAGGCGACCAAGGATGCCGCCGAAGGGCTGCTCGGTATCGAGATCCCGTACTACGTCTTCATCGACATGCACGGCTTCGCGGCGCTCATCGATGCGCTCGGTGGGGTCGACATCGAGGTCACAGAGCGGCTTCCCAAGGGCGGCGGCCCCGCCTATGACGGGCAACCTGCCGAAGAGTGGGCGATCGGCTGGATCGAGCCCGGCATGCAGCACATGGACGGCGACACGGCGCAGTGGTACGCGCGCTCCCGCTACACCACGAGCGACTGGGATCGGATGCTGCGCCAACGCCAGCTGCAGGAGGCGATCCTCGCGCAGTTCACGCCGATGAATGTGCTCAACCGGTTCAACGAGGTGCTGAACGCCGGTACCGCGATTGTGCAGACCGACATCCCGCAGTCGATGGTTCCGTACTTCGCAGAACTCGCGCTGAAGTCCAAGGAGCAGCCGGTCACGACCATCGAGCTCACCCCATCGGGTGTGGGCGGCATCGGCATCATCCCCGAGGAACTCTCGGCCGATGACGTTGCCTTCATCCAGGACTACCTGCAGCAGGCGCTGCATCCGCCGACACCCACGCCCACGCCCGCCGCGTGA
- the rfbA gene encoding glucose-1-phosphate thymidylyltransferase RfbA, which yields MRGIILAGGTGSRLHPITLGVSKQLVPVYDKPMIYYPLSTLILAGIRDILIITRPEDSEQFQRLLGDGARFGVAITYVSQPSPDGLAQAFILGEDHIGSDSAALVLGDNIFYGQGMGTRLRQYTSLSGGVIFGYWVDDPTAYGVVEFDHAGRVVSLEEKPTAPKSNYAVPGLYFYDNDVIEIAKSLRPSARGELEITDINRVYLERGALSVEILPRGTAWLDTGTFDSLSEATDFIRTVERRQGLSIGCPEEVAWRMGFLTDDELRVRAEPLVKSGYGAYLLKALDQGIG from the coding sequence ATGCGTGGCATCATCCTCGCCGGAGGCACAGGTTCCCGGCTGCACCCGATCACCCTCGGTGTCTCCAAGCAGCTTGTCCCTGTGTACGACAAGCCGATGATCTACTACCCGCTGTCCACTCTGATCCTTGCTGGTATTCGTGACATCCTCATCATTACTCGGCCCGAGGACTCGGAGCAGTTCCAGCGACTCTTGGGAGACGGTGCCCGTTTTGGTGTCGCGATCACCTATGTGTCGCAGCCGTCGCCCGATGGGCTCGCGCAAGCATTCATCCTCGGGGAGGATCACATCGGCTCCGATAGCGCCGCGCTCGTGCTCGGAGACAACATCTTCTATGGCCAAGGGATGGGTACGCGACTTCGGCAGTACACATCGCTGAGCGGCGGCGTCATATTTGGCTACTGGGTCGACGATCCCACGGCCTATGGCGTCGTCGAGTTTGACCACGCAGGCAGGGTAGTTTCGCTGGAGGAGAAGCCGACCGCACCCAAGAGCAACTACGCCGTTCCAGGGTTGTACTTCTATGACAACGACGTGATCGAGATCGCGAAGAGCCTTAGGCCGTCAGCGCGCGGTGAACTGGAGATCACAGATATCAATAGGGTTTACCTTGAACGCGGAGCCTTGAGCGTCGAGATCCTTCCGCGCGGTACCGCCTGGCTCGACACGGGTACATTCGACTCGTTGAGCGAAGCTACGGACTTTATTCGGACGGTTGAGAGACGACAAGGCTTGTCGATCGGCTGTCCCGAGGAGGTGGCCTGGCGAATGGGGTTCCTCACCGATGATGAGTTGCGCGTGCGGGCGGAGCCACTAGTCAAGAGCGGTTACGGGGCCTACCTGCTGAAGGCGCTCGATCAGGGCATCGGCTGA
- a CDS encoding glycosyl transferase — translation MTTTLRVVLDQLVAPTDPDLAMASRELTRALIAAAPRGCEVAAVVPSAGEEALAEVRTLEGIAGVEASPIPRRELSTALSLGLPSGLGGGMLHSPTLFAPLVRHDRVHNHEQTVVTIWDLTPWTHPERVSKASVAWHRAMLKRAEKHADAVVVPLHAMAEELAERTKLRGRIRVIAGAAPAGFAEPRDAVGRRRTLGVPEGAVVVDGAGLSAGELGEVLATLDREVPEAPVVVLDAPSDADSSPGSVVSLSALDAADRAAALASASVVVAPQATPAYGWRTLEALVLAVPVVAAASATNRELASDGGAVVEGGADALGASVAILLASDADRTRAATLAADRGRGFSWRESGDRVWQLHADL, via the coding sequence GTGACGACGACATTGCGTGTGGTTCTAGACCAATTGGTCGCGCCCACCGACCCCGACCTCGCGATGGCCTCGCGTGAGCTGACACGGGCGCTCATCGCCGCCGCGCCGCGGGGGTGCGAGGTTGCGGCTGTCGTTCCATCCGCCGGGGAGGAAGCACTCGCCGAGGTTCGGACGCTCGAGGGCATTGCCGGGGTAGAGGCCTCGCCGATTCCGCGCCGCGAGCTCTCGACCGCGCTCTCTCTCGGACTCCCCAGTGGTCTCGGCGGCGGGATGCTTCACTCGCCGACCCTGTTCGCACCGCTCGTACGTCACGACCGTGTCCACAACCACGAGCAGACCGTCGTCACCATCTGGGACCTCACGCCCTGGACCCATCCGGAGCGCGTCTCGAAGGCATCCGTCGCGTGGCACCGGGCGATGCTCAAGCGGGCAGAGAAGCACGCGGATGCCGTCGTCGTGCCGCTTCACGCCATGGCGGAGGAGCTTGCGGAACGGACGAAGCTCCGCGGCCGGATCCGGGTGATCGCCGGCGCGGCGCCGGCGGGATTCGCGGAGCCACGGGATGCCGTCGGGCGACGGCGGACGCTTGGCGTGCCCGAGGGCGCTGTTGTTGTCGACGGTGCGGGGTTGTCGGCGGGAGAGCTGGGAGAGGTGCTTGCCACCCTCGATCGGGAGGTTCCGGAGGCGCCTGTTGTTGTCCTCGACGCGCCGTCGGACGCGGATTCGTCGCCCGGCTCGGTGGTTTCCCTGTCGGCTCTGGATGCCGCAGATCGCGCGGCGGCACTGGCTTCGGCTTCCGTGGTTGTCGCTCCGCAGGCGACTCCCGCCTACGGGTGGCGGACGCTCGAAGCGCTTGTGCTCGCGGTCCCGGTCGTCGCTGCGGCATCTGCGACTAACCGCGAACTCGCCAGCGATGGGGGAGCGGTCGTTGAAGGTGGTGCTGACGCGCTCGGGGCATCCGTTGCGATACTTCTCGCGTCTGACGCCGATCGCACTCGGGCTGCGACCCTCGCGGCAGACCGTGGCCGGGGCTTCTCCTGGCGTGAATCCGGCGACCGCGTCTGGCAGCTGCATGCGGATCTGTAG
- the purE gene encoding 5-(carboxyamino)imidazole ribonucleotide mutase produces MGSDSDWRVMSDASQALTDFGVPHEVEVVSAHRTPDKLVAYGREARGRGIRVIIAGAGGAAHLPGMLASVTALPVIGVPVPLATLDGLDSLLSIVQMPAGIPVGTVSIGGARNAGLLAVRMLGIADPAHADAIETYARELEGVVEEKNRRLKEAL; encoded by the coding sequence ATGGGGTCGGATTCCGACTGGCGCGTCATGAGCGATGCGTCGCAAGCGCTCACCGACTTCGGCGTGCCCCACGAGGTCGAGGTCGTCTCGGCCCACCGCACGCCCGACAAGCTCGTCGCCTACGGACGCGAGGCGCGAGGTCGCGGCATCCGTGTCATCATTGCCGGCGCCGGCGGAGCCGCGCATCTGCCCGGCATGCTCGCCTCGGTCACCGCGCTGCCGGTGATCGGCGTTCCCGTGCCACTGGCCACCCTCGACGGCCTGGACTCGCTCCTGAGCATCGTGCAGATGCCCGCCGGCATCCCGGTCGGAACGGTCTCGATCGGCGGTGCGCGCAACGCGGGGCTGCTCGCGGTGCGGATGCTGGGAATCGCCGACCCCGCACACGCCGACGCGATCGAAACTTACGCGCGCGAGCTCGAGGGCGTCGTCGAGGAGAAGAACCGGCGGCTCAAGGAGGCGCTGTGA
- a CDS encoding nitroreductase family protein produces the protein MTESTASSPDIDALLHARYGAAAPELTEPGLRESTTLAGLLRHHTVRSFTDAPVTDETITALVTAAQSAASSSNLQLWSVVEVRDAATRRALVDEVGTSTFVADAPVILLFVADWSRASAIAAAQGESDAAADYLESTLVAFVDAALAAQNAVIAAESFGLGTCYLGSVRNNPERAAELIGLPDRAMVAFGLAVGYPDPADTAGVKPRLAPGVVHSRERYAPITDADVATYDTEIAAYHASQGRPTGWSRAVIRRVRDAAGLNGRDRMRAWLTGRGLPSI, from the coding sequence GTGACCGAGTCCACAGCTTCGAGCCCCGACATCGACGCTCTGCTGCACGCCCGCTACGGCGCCGCTGCTCCCGAGCTGACCGAACCGGGGCTGCGAGAGTCGACGACGCTCGCGGGGTTGCTGCGCCACCACACGGTGCGCAGTTTCACGGATGCACCCGTCACTGACGAGACCATCACCGCCCTGGTCACCGCTGCGCAATCGGCGGCGAGTTCGTCGAATCTGCAGCTGTGGAGCGTCGTCGAGGTGCGGGACGCTGCCACCCGGAGGGCGCTCGTCGACGAGGTCGGCACGAGCACCTTCGTCGCGGACGCCCCCGTCATCCTCCTGTTCGTGGCTGACTGGTCTCGGGCATCGGCGATTGCGGCAGCTCAGGGCGAGTCAGATGCCGCCGCCGACTACCTCGAGTCCACCCTGGTCGCCTTTGTCGACGCCGCCCTTGCCGCGCAAAATGCCGTGATCGCGGCTGAATCGTTCGGACTCGGCACCTGCTACCTGGGGTCGGTTCGCAACAACCCGGAGCGGGCCGCTGAGCTGATCGGCCTCCCCGACCGGGCCATGGTCGCCTTCGGCCTCGCCGTCGGATACCCCGATCCCGCCGACACCGCGGGGGTCAAGCCGCGCCTGGCACCCGGGGTCGTCCACTCCCGCGAACGGTACGCCCCGATCACGGATGCCGACGTCGCGACGTACGACACCGAGATCGCCGCATACCACGCGAGCCAAGGTCGCCCGACGGGATGGAGCAGAGCCGTCATCCGTCGCGTGCGGGATGCGGCGGGCTTGAACGGTCGCGACCGGATGCGCGCGTGGCTCACCGGCCGCGGACTGCCCTCGATCTAG
- a CDS encoding 5-(carboxyamino)imidazole ribonucleotide synthase, giving the protein MRSSLTGTARRRRSPERADPRSPEVRDRTASRQNGPERRTAMTYRVGVIGGGQLARMMIAPAVELGLEIRVLAEQKGMAAALAATAVGDYRDADTVLAFARDVDVVTFDHEHVPQDVLRALVDAGVAVHPGPDALRYAQDKLLMRTRLQEMGMPQPDWAAVTGPDELGAFLDAHGGRAVVKTPRGGYDGKGVRVVSTPDGAADWFTALAEDAGGGALLVEELVDFTRELAQQVARTPSGAVRAYPVVETVQRDGVCAEVLAPAPGASARLAAAAAEVGERIAEGLGVTGMLAVELFETADDRILVNELAMRPHNSGHWSQDGAVTGQFEQHLRAVLDLPLGDTSPVAPWSVMINILGGPAAGGLSERFAPAMAQHPAARIHTYGKEPRPGRKVGHVTAFGEDLDDVVYDARAAAAFFQD; this is encoded by the coding sequence ATCAGATCCTCGCTCACCGGGACGGCCAGGCGCCGCCGGAGTCCTGAGCGAGCGGACCCGCGTTCGCCCGAGGTGAGGGACCGGACCGCTTCGCGACAGAATGGACCCGAACGGAGGACTGCTATGACCTATCGCGTCGGTGTGATCGGCGGCGGACAGCTGGCACGGATGATGATCGCGCCGGCTGTCGAGCTCGGACTCGAGATCAGGGTGCTCGCCGAGCAGAAGGGGATGGCTGCGGCGCTCGCTGCCACCGCCGTCGGCGACTACCGCGACGCCGACACCGTGCTGGCCTTCGCGCGGGACGTCGATGTCGTCACGTTCGACCACGAACACGTCCCGCAGGACGTCTTGCGCGCGTTGGTGGATGCCGGCGTCGCCGTGCATCCCGGCCCCGACGCGCTGCGCTACGCGCAAGACAAGCTGCTGATGCGCACGCGGCTTCAGGAGATGGGGATGCCCCAGCCTGACTGGGCGGCGGTCACCGGTCCCGATGAGCTCGGCGCCTTCCTCGATGCCCACGGCGGTCGCGCTGTCGTCAAGACGCCCCGCGGCGGATACGACGGCAAGGGCGTGCGCGTCGTGTCGACCCCCGACGGCGCGGCCGACTGGTTCACGGCGCTCGCCGAGGACGCCGGTGGCGGCGCGCTGCTGGTCGAAGAACTCGTCGACTTCACCCGCGAGCTTGCGCAGCAGGTCGCGCGGACCCCGTCAGGCGCGGTTCGCGCCTATCCCGTCGTCGAGACCGTCCAGCGTGACGGTGTCTGCGCCGAGGTTCTCGCCCCCGCCCCCGGCGCCAGCGCTCGGCTTGCCGCGGCTGCAGCTGAGGTGGGCGAACGGATCGCGGAAGGACTCGGCGTCACCGGGATGCTCGCAGTCGAGCTGTTCGAGACGGCGGATGACCGCATCCTCGTCAACGAGCTCGCCATGCGTCCGCACAACAGTGGTCACTGGAGCCAGGACGGCGCCGTGACCGGCCAGTTCGAGCAGCATCTGCGCGCCGTCCTCGACCTCCCGCTGGGTGACACGTCCCCCGTCGCGCCGTGGTCGGTGATGATCAACATCCTCGGCGGCCCGGCCGCGGGAGGACTGTCGGAGCGGTTCGCGCCGGCGATGGCGCAGCATCCGGCTGCCCGCATCCATACCTACGGCAAGGAGCCGCGTCCCGGCCGCAAGGTCGGGCACGTCACGGCCTTCGGAGAAGACCTCGACGACGTCGTTTACGACGCCCGCGCGGCTGCCGCGTTCTTCCAGGACTGA
- the rfbB gene encoding dTDP-glucose 4,6-dehydratase, producing MHKILVTGGAGFIGSNFVHYVVEHTDDYVTVLDKLTYAGNRASLEGLPEDRVRLVVGDIADPAVVDPLVDEADAVVHYAAESHNDNSLHDPRPFLDTNIVGTYTLLEASRKYGTRFHHISTDEVYGDLELDDPERFTEQTPYNPSSPYSSTKAGSDLLVRAWVRSFGVQATISNCSNNYGPFQHVEKFIPRQITNVIRGFRPKLYGAGQNVRDWIHADDHSSAVLTILEKGQIGQTYLIGADGEKDNKTVVELILGLMGQPQDAYDHVTDRAGHDLRYAIDSTKLRTELGWQPRYRDFETGLAATIDWYRNNEAWWAPSKDGVEAFYAAKGQ from the coding sequence GTGCACAAGATCTTAGTTACTGGTGGTGCGGGATTCATCGGCTCGAACTTCGTTCACTACGTTGTAGAGCACACGGATGACTATGTCACGGTGCTGGATAAGTTGACGTACGCGGGGAACCGTGCGTCGTTGGAGGGGCTTCCCGAGGACCGCGTGCGGTTGGTGGTGGGGGACATCGCAGACCCTGCCGTCGTGGATCCGCTGGTGGACGAGGCGGATGCAGTGGTCCACTACGCGGCCGAGTCGCATAACGACAACAGCCTTCATGATCCGCGTCCGTTCTTGGACACGAACATCGTCGGGACGTACACGTTGCTGGAGGCTTCCCGGAAGTACGGGACCCGGTTCCACCACATCTCCACCGACGAGGTGTACGGGGATCTGGAGCTGGATGATCCTGAGCGGTTTACTGAGCAGACGCCCTATAACCCCTCGTCGCCGTATTCGTCCACGAAGGCCGGTAGCGATTTGTTGGTGCGGGCATGGGTGCGTAGTTTCGGCGTGCAGGCCACGATCTCGAATTGCTCGAACAACTACGGGCCGTTCCAGCATGTGGAGAAGTTCATTCCCCGGCAGATCACCAACGTGATCCGCGGGTTCCGCCCGAAGCTGTATGGGGCAGGGCAGAACGTGCGGGACTGGATCCACGCGGATGACCATTCCTCTGCGGTCCTGACCATTCTCGAGAAGGGCCAAATCGGGCAGACGTATCTGATCGGCGCGGACGGGGAGAAGGACAACAAGACGGTGGTCGAGTTGATCCTGGGCTTGATGGGACAGCCGCAGGATGCGTACGATCACGTCACCGACCGGGCGGGTCACGACCTGCGGTACGCGATCGATTCCACGAAGCTGCGCACCGAGCTGGGGTGGCAGCCCCGCTACCGCGACTTCGAGACGGGTCTTGCCGCAACAATCGACTGGTATCGGAACAACGAGGCATGGTGGGCGCCATCCAAAGATGGTGTTGAGGCGTTCTACGCCGCCAAGGGGCAGTGA
- a CDS encoding rhamnan synthesis F family protein: MSVRLARDRRRVILYALPRARRNVDRYVIRALSALRDSGAEVVVVVTGSLDSAARAELQRYCSTLADAGDVPFARRMYKWALQESGLHPEDVDEIVLTGSGWFGPTHRGLIDVFAAMDDSDADLWELIEQRAQLLQEFPAEGFPHVEEPYLWVRVRGALTSSDFLYGGSTGVPLARRASSQGFSTAAMFTAESMGSEDPALMSVEHLIEAGCPVLPRGPFAAYPPFLQRHAVIGRELMSMAVRRGFDLDEVLEGLTRTIAPKALNANIGMLEVLLPSSPESVPSLRILALAHITDLNAAEDLLQRLESLPEGYDLVVTTTDGAKAALLGRLMNTDGGKMRHAEVRVTPASPGRDMSDLFIACRDLLLGGNYDLLVKVHARPMGRKTRVVRQYFRRYQLDNMLASQEYVAQILNLFMKEKGLGLVFPPMIHIGYHTMGKGWSHYRRMANLLAARMGIQVPADEVSPLAPFGGMFFARPAALQLLANERWTYGDYRRSGGKRSVSLARVQERLLVPAAAELGFHSRNVLTAEHFEISHTALEYKVDELSSTVSGYPVEQIALLHRAGRIGRGGPVSLVRMFLRAKHPRIAHIFLPMMSLVERVYLGVRTVSSESRDVGSRLRARRRNR, encoded by the coding sequence ATGAGTGTGCGGCTCGCGCGTGATCGGCGTCGGGTCATCCTGTACGCACTTCCAAGAGCGCGTCGGAATGTCGATCGCTACGTCATTCGAGCGCTCTCGGCGCTCCGCGACAGCGGCGCGGAGGTAGTGGTCGTGGTGACCGGGTCCCTCGATTCGGCCGCGCGCGCGGAGTTGCAGCGATACTGCTCAACGCTTGCGGATGCGGGCGATGTGCCCTTTGCCCGCCGCATGTACAAGTGGGCGCTTCAGGAAAGCGGGCTCCATCCCGAAGATGTCGATGAGATCGTGTTGACAGGAAGTGGGTGGTTCGGCCCAACGCACCGCGGCTTGATCGACGTCTTCGCTGCAATGGATGATTCGGATGCTGACCTCTGGGAGCTCATCGAGCAGCGGGCCCAGCTGTTGCAGGAGTTCCCCGCAGAGGGATTTCCGCACGTCGAGGAGCCTTATCTTTGGGTTCGTGTCCGGGGTGCGCTCACCAGTTCCGACTTTCTGTACGGTGGTTCCACGGGGGTGCCCCTTGCTCGACGGGCATCGTCACAAGGTTTCTCCACTGCCGCGATGTTCACCGCGGAGTCGATGGGGTCTGAGGACCCGGCGTTGATGAGCGTGGAACACCTCATTGAGGCGGGGTGCCCTGTGCTGCCTAGGGGCCCATTTGCCGCTTACCCGCCGTTCCTGCAGCGGCACGCTGTCATCGGCCGCGAGCTGATGTCGATGGCTGTGAGGCGGGGGTTCGATCTTGACGAAGTACTAGAGGGCTTGACTCGCACGATCGCTCCAAAGGCACTCAACGCGAATATCGGTATGTTGGAGGTGTTGCTTCCGAGCAGCCCTGAATCTGTGCCTTCGCTACGGATACTCGCCTTGGCGCACATTACAGACCTCAACGCCGCAGAGGACCTGCTCCAACGGCTCGAGAGCCTCCCGGAGGGTTACGACCTCGTTGTCACGACGACGGACGGAGCAAAGGCTGCGCTATTGGGGCGCTTGATGAACACAGATGGCGGCAAGATGCGCCACGCAGAGGTGAGAGTAACCCCCGCGAGCCCGGGCCGTGACATGAGCGATCTCTTCATCGCCTGCCGTGACCTTCTCCTCGGCGGAAACTACGATCTTCTGGTGAAGGTCCATGCCCGCCCGATGGGTAGGAAGACTCGAGTGGTGCGTCAGTACTTTCGGCGCTACCAACTCGACAACATGCTCGCATCCCAGGAGTACGTCGCACAGATACTCAACCTGTTCATGAAGGAAAAGGGGCTTGGACTCGTCTTTCCGCCGATGATTCACATTGGCTACCACACCATGGGCAAGGGATGGTCGCATTACCGCCGCATGGCTAATCTTCTGGCGGCGCGCATGGGTATCCAGGTGCCGGCTGATGAGGTGTCACCGCTCGCGCCTTTTGGAGGCATGTTCTTTGCCCGTCCGGCTGCCCTGCAGCTACTCGCGAATGAGCGATGGACTTATGGAGATTACCGGAGGTCCGGGGGAAAGCGTTCGGTAAGCCTGGCACGTGTCCAGGAACGCCTACTGGTTCCTGCCGCTGCAGAGCTTGGTTTTCACAGCCGAAACGTGCTCACGGCGGAGCACTTCGAGATAAGCCATACTGCGTTGGAGTACAAGGTCGATGAACTGTCCTCGACCGTTAGCGGGTACCCGGTTGAGCAGATCGCCCTGCTACATAGGGCGGGGAGGATCGGTCGTGGAGGACCGGTGAGCTTGGTGAGAATGTTCCTTCGGGCCAAGCATCCGCGAATCGCTCACATCTTTCTACCCATGATGTCGCTTGTCGAGCGCGTATACCTGGGAGTGCGCACGGTCTCCTCAGAATCGCGAGACGTTGGCTCTCGCCTGCGGGCAAGGAGGCGTAATCGATGA